One stretch of Pseudomonadota bacterium DNA includes these proteins:
- the nadE gene encoding NAD(+) synthase, translating into MERLLVATAALNQTPIDWENNLRNIRGAIAAARRAGAQIVCLPELCITGYGCEDTFHSSGILEQALRYTVELAKESRGIVVNVGLPLELNGAVYNVVALLANGEIAGFVAKQHLAGDGIHYEPRWFKPWPRGVVSHIQLGKQAVPVGDIFFEVDGVRIGFEICEDAWVADRPGIDLARHGVDIVLNPSASHFSFGKHEVRKRFVLEGSRAFGVAYLYANLLGCEAGRVIYDGDTIICSHGEIVALGERFSFEQLQVVSGVIDLERSRMIRRRLSSFRPQHDAGNRLVVITGLKLKRSTKSSKAQSIAWEGSETIKHEEFTRAVSLGLLDYLRKSRSEGFVVSLSGGVDSSAASCLVRLMIEGALKELGLAGLKAKLSYIPGIKRIKNVRELTKHLLACVYQGSDNSSETTATAASTLAKELGAEFFNLSIAELVDSYEKLISKATGVKLSWQEHDIARQNIQARVRSPSVWLIANLRRALLLTTSNRSEAAVGYTTMDGDSSGGLSPLGGIDKAFLRQWLKWLERQGPAGLSSFPALALVNVQAPTAELRPARDKQTDERDLMPYEVLDIIERYAVRDKLLPQGVLELLREDFAGRYSLAELSAWTERFFKLWSANQWKRERYAPSFHLDDENLDPKSWCRFPILSGGFAQELKGLRSKKGSR; encoded by the coding sequence ATGGAACGACTCCTAGTCGCAACAGCGGCTTTAAATCAGACCCCGATCGATTGGGAGAATAACCTTCGTAATATTCGAGGGGCTATTGCGGCTGCGCGTAGAGCAGGGGCGCAGATCGTGTGTCTACCGGAGCTGTGCATTACGGGCTACGGCTGCGAAGATACCTTTCATTCCTCCGGGATCTTAGAGCAGGCGCTCCGCTATACCGTAGAGCTGGCCAAGGAGAGTAGGGGGATTGTCGTTAACGTTGGGTTACCCCTAGAGCTTAACGGTGCGGTGTACAACGTAGTCGCGCTGTTGGCCAATGGTGAGATAGCTGGTTTCGTTGCAAAGCAGCACCTAGCCGGCGATGGGATTCACTACGAGCCACGTTGGTTTAAGCCGTGGCCGCGCGGCGTTGTCTCGCATATTCAGCTTGGTAAACAAGCCGTGCCGGTTGGGGATATATTTTTTGAGGTTGATGGGGTCAGGATCGGATTTGAGATCTGCGAGGACGCGTGGGTCGCCGATCGACCGGGAATCGATCTCGCCCGTCACGGTGTGGATATCGTGCTTAATCCAAGCGCTAGTCACTTCTCATTCGGAAAACATGAGGTGAGAAAACGCTTCGTTCTTGAAGGCTCGCGCGCCTTCGGTGTTGCGTACCTCTATGCGAACCTGCTTGGGTGCGAGGCCGGACGGGTTATCTATGATGGAGACACCATAATCTGCTCACATGGAGAGATTGTAGCTCTGGGAGAGCGCTTCTCATTCGAGCAGCTACAGGTAGTAAGTGGCGTTATCGATCTGGAGCGCTCGCGCATGATTCGCCGCAGGCTCTCTAGCTTTCGTCCACAACACGACGCCGGAAACCGACTAGTTGTGATTACGGGGCTAAAGCTAAAACGGAGCACGAAAAGCTCTAAAGCCCAGAGTATAGCGTGGGAGGGATCTGAAACTATAAAGCATGAGGAGTTTACCCGTGCCGTATCGTTAGGGCTCCTTGACTACCTCCGTAAGAGTAGGAGCGAGGGTTTCGTTGTTTCATTAAGCGGCGGAGTTGATTCAAGTGCTGCGAGTTGTCTCGTTAGGCTGATGATAGAGGGCGCGCTTAAGGAGCTTGGACTGGCTGGGCTTAAAGCGAAGCTTTCATATATTCCCGGCATTAAGCGCATTAAGAACGTGAGGGAGCTCACAAAGCACTTACTAGCGTGTGTCTATCAGGGCAGCGATAATAGTTCAGAAACAACAGCTACCGCTGCTAGCACGCTTGCAAAGGAGCTTGGAGCAGAGTTCTTTAACCTCTCCATAGCGGAGCTAGTAGATAGTTATGAAAAGCTTATAAGCAAAGCAACTGGAGTGAAGCTCTCGTGGCAGGAGCACGATATCGCAAGGCAGAATATTCAGGCCCGTGTGCGATCGCCATCAGTCTGGCTTATTGCAAACCTGCGGCGGGCGTTATTATTAACTACCAGTAACCGCAGCGAGGCCGCGGTTGGATATACAACCATGGACGGCGATAGTAGTGGTGGGCTTAGCCCGTTAGGGGGCATTGATAAGGCTTTTTTACGGCAGTGGCTTAAGTGGCTTGAGCGCCAGGGTCCAGCTGGGCTTAGCTCTTTTCCCGCACTAGCACTTGTAAATGTGCAGGCCCCTACAGCGGAGCTTCGACCGGCACGCGATAAGCAAACCGATGAGAGAGATCTTATGCCCTATGAGGTGCTCGATATTATTGAGCGCTACGCAGTGCGGGATAAGCTTCTGCCACAGGGAGTTCTGGAGCTGCTACGGGAGGACTTCGCGGGGCGCTACTCATTAGCGGAGCTTAGCGCATGGACCGAGCGATTCTTTAAGCTCTGGAGCGCCAATCAATGGAAGCGCGAGCGCTATGCGCCATCCTTTCACCTCGATGATGAGAACCTAGATCCGAAGAGCTGGTGCCGATTTCCGATATTATCTGGTGGCTTTGCGCAGGAGCTTAAGGGGTTGCGTAGTAAGAAGGGGAGCAGATGA